A stretch of Allostreptomyces psammosilenae DNA encodes these proteins:
- a CDS encoding polymorphic toxin-type HINT domain-containing protein: MVTVASRDYDPYGAVTASTGTGANLGFQGSWTDPSTGRVNAQARWYTPGTGTFASADTAAVPFTDATSTNLYGYGGANPTSHWDPSGHFLGILDDVDQAFRDIWDSNRLDDVFRGVGDFVDGAVDDVGRAAKGVNWGGALRVGAGWAARLGLRAVPVVGTVIAVADAVGLLYYIVNQDGSLSRVERPTGNSSVRPGGSTTATDTAVRRAPDAARPEARPPKPATPPTPPAPYITGTKTTNSTNAWSTQSSWWDDTYLYNRTDDYTFTTHYLWTYWSDGSWNSRISGTSWTHHYQITAQLLIDLSNPITSPSVDPVDPGAPLTPESASPSGVCGGGGSIVDCLGLQRGGTVPPDTFDNAGSCTAVVGFQCTGGGHLLDPATGEVYCNPTGTGVGVCTPMEDRAGGAQATSASRGSCVDNSFTPDTPVLMADGTRKAIADVEVGDRVLATDPATGRTEAETVTDLIVGEGVKHLVDLVVDTDGEAGGETATLTATDNHPFWVENTKRWTDADDLNPGDTLTTADGTTVTVASLTWYSATLRVHNLTVSDLHTYYVLADETPVLVHNSNCSLDLDFASESGAWIDPSDQRGQYTLAGRALQKHAGRNGNPNGWPTPSGRQNPQAWNATGQDVLDEILTHPGAVETRGRGRIGGQWQGVIDIRLPNGLGARFGTDGRFSGFLD, from the coding sequence GTGGTGACGGTGGCCTCCCGCGACTACGACCCCTACGGCGCGGTCACCGCCAGCACCGGCACCGGCGCCAACCTCGGCTTCCAGGGCTCGTGGACCGACCCCAGCACCGGTCGGGTGAACGCCCAGGCCCGCTGGTACACCCCTGGCACCGGCACCTTCGCCTCCGCGGACACCGCCGCCGTCCCCTTCACCGACGCCACCTCGACCAACCTCTACGGCTACGGCGGCGCCAACCCCACCAGCCACTGGGACCCCAGCGGTCACTTCCTCGGCATCCTGGACGACGTCGACCAGGCGTTCCGCGACATCTGGGACTCCAACCGCTTGGACGACGTCTTCCGAGGCGTGGGCGACTTCGTCGACGGGGCGGTCGACGATGTCGGCCGCGCGGCGAAGGGCGTCAACTGGGGCGGCGCCCTCCGCGTAGGAGCGGGCTGGGCCGCCCGGCTGGGGCTGCGCGCGGTGCCGGTCGTGGGCACCGTGATCGCCGTCGCGGACGCCGTTGGACTCCTCTACTACATCGTCAACCAGGACGGCAGCCTGTCGCGGGTCGAACGGCCCACCGGCAACAGCAGCGTCCGACCTGGCGGGTCCACCACCGCGACGGACACCGCCGTTCGGCGCGCCCCGGACGCCGCCCGCCCGGAAGCCCGACCGCCCAAGCCGGCCACCCCGCCCACCCCACCGGCCCCCTACATCACTGGCACCAAGACCACCAACAGCACCAACGCGTGGAGCACGCAGAGCAGTTGGTGGGACGACACCTACCTGTACAACCGCACCGACGACTACACCTTCACCACGCACTACCTGTGGACGTACTGGTCGGACGGCTCGTGGAACTCCCGGATCTCCGGCACCTCCTGGACGCACCACTACCAGATCACCGCCCAGCTGTTGATCGACCTGTCGAATCCGATCACCTCACCATCGGTGGATCCGGTCGACCCGGGTGCGCCGTTGACCCCGGAGTCGGCGAGCCCGTCCGGGGTGTGCGGGGGTGGCGGCAGCATCGTCGACTGTCTCGGCCTGCAGCGCGGCGGCACTGTCCCACCGGACACCTTCGACAACGCCGGCTCCTGCACGGCGGTGGTCGGCTTCCAGTGCACCGGCGGCGGCCACCTGCTGGACCCGGCGACGGGCGAGGTGTACTGCAACCCGACCGGCACGGGCGTCGGGGTGTGCACCCCGATGGAGGACCGGGCGGGCGGCGCACAGGCCACGTCGGCGTCCCGGGGCAGTTGCGTCGACAACAGCTTCACCCCGGACACCCCCGTCCTGATGGCCGACGGCACCCGCAAGGCCATCGCGGATGTGGAGGTGGGGGACCGGGTCCTGGCGACTGATCCGGCCACGGGCCGGACCGAGGCGGAGACGGTCACCGACCTGATCGTGGGGGAGGGCGTCAAGCACCTGGTGGACCTGGTGGTGGACACCGACGGCGAGGCGGGCGGTGAGACCGCCACCCTCACCGCCACGGACAACCACCCCTTCTGGGTCGAGAACACGAAACGGTGGACCGACGCCGACGACCTCAACCCGGGCGACACCCTCACCACCGCCGACGGCACCACGGTCACCGTCGCCTCCCTGACCTGGTACTCCGCCACCCTCCGCGTCCACAACCTCACCGTCTCCGACCTCCACACGTACTATGTGCTGGCGGACGAAACGCCGGTACTCGTTCACAACAGCAACTGCTCTCTCGATCTTGACTTCGCTTCAGAGTCGGGGGCGTGGATTGACCCGTCGGATCAGCGAGGGCAGTACACCCTGGCTGGGCGCGCCCTCCAGAAGCACGCGGGGCGCAACGGGAACCCGAATGGTTGGCCTACGCCATCTGGAAGGCAGAATCCTCAGGCTTGGAATGCAACTGGTCAGGATGTGCTCGATGAGATTCTCACCCATCCGGGGGCTGTCGAGACGCGTGGCCGGGGACGGATCGGCGGCCAGTGGCAAGGCGTCATCGACATCCGCCTTCCGAACGGGCTCGGGGCCAGGTTCGGCACTGACGGCAGATTCTCCGGGTTCTTGGACTGA
- a CDS encoding M56 family metallopeptidase: protein MTTPLMLVVFGGLLAAAGPRLLLRARWTVREPIVGLWVWQCLVVAVLTAFTLALLLTTAAAWEPLRERLFTGAPSEVPQAYDLEGWHPWSAVCAGALALAGAHVLLSLGRQILIARATRRRRRRELLGAAPLMPGETPPRRRRLVVREDPRPEAWSLPGLADCLVVSTGALRRLTPEELEAVRTHEHNHSRYRHHWLLQSAWALSAAFPRVPVFAAFAEQVHTLVEMAADDAASRRHGRLSTALALIGLNERRSPGHRRLAFGETARRADRLLLGPDRLPPSARLGVTVTALAVPLLPVLLAAAPGLSVL from the coding sequence TTGACCACTCCCCTCATGCTGGTCGTCTTCGGCGGCCTGCTGGCCGCCGCCGGCCCCCGTCTGCTGCTGCGCGCCCGGTGGACCGTCAGGGAGCCCATCGTCGGCCTGTGGGTGTGGCAGTGCCTGGTGGTGGCCGTGCTCACCGCCTTCACCCTCGCCCTGCTGCTGACCACCGCCGCCGCCTGGGAGCCGCTGCGCGAACGCCTCTTCACCGGCGCGCCCAGCGAGGTGCCGCAGGCATACGACCTGGAGGGCTGGCACCCGTGGAGCGCGGTCTGCGCCGGGGCCCTCGCCCTGGCCGGGGCCCACGTGCTGCTCAGCCTCGGCCGGCAGATCCTGATCGCGCGGGCCACCCGCCGCCGGCGCCGCCGCGAACTGCTCGGCGCCGCCCCGCTGATGCCCGGTGAGACGCCCCCGCGCCGACGGCGCCTGGTGGTCCGTGAGGACCCCCGCCCCGAGGCCTGGTCACTGCCGGGCCTGGCGGACTGCCTGGTGGTCTCCACGGGCGCCCTGCGCCGCCTGACGCCCGAGGAGCTGGAGGCCGTGCGGACCCACGAGCACAACCACTCCCGCTACCGCCACCACTGGCTGCTCCAGTCCGCCTGGGCGCTCTCCGCCGCCTTCCCCCGGGTCCCCGTCTTCGCGGCCTTCGCCGAGCAGGTGCACACCCTGGTCGAGATGGCCGCCGACGACGCCGCCTCCCGCCGCCACGGCCGCCTGTCCACCGCGCTCGCCCTCATCGGCCTCAACGAGCGCCGCTCCCCCGGCCACCGCCGCCTCGCCTTCGGCGAGACCGCCCGCCGCGCCGACCGCCTCCTCCTCGGCCCCGACCGCCTCCCGCCCTCCGCCCGCCTCGGCGTGACGGTCACCGCCCTGGCCGTCCCCCTCCTCCCCGTCCTCCTGGCCGCCGCCCCGGGCCTGTCCGTGCTGTGA
- a CDS encoding DUF6421 family protein, whose protein sequence is MKNLPKLDVSTPVSTATGALDHPAWSRLKTAVETIRPLQARDGSIPAEGPAEGRAEGRVESPAEDRVEDRAETGPAQAGRAEVGAPHAVARAALAEVVASVGELAPLFPHDAAYLDALVADLERWGRDGFGVPDFLDSLLAFQPSRDRRDGREHLVVFPMYTQNGNPNRNLEALLVRVVWPEWLARLEADRYDNPMFVPISFVDFTAGYDTDSAVLFPETVSVREVPGRYSWGGIFCDREAVRFRRVSSAAVDLLGLHPMPEEARRLLTDQRHALETFVLWDLVHDRTHSHGDLPFDPFMIKQRNPFWMYALEELRCDLTAFREAVRLEAEGEPHGRSVQYAVFFDRLFRFPVTGSRVRNYDGLGGQLLFAHLHRSDVLRWTDNRLWVDWEALPGAVVALLERIETLYREGIDRPKVVHWIAAHRMVSEYLAPHPASRWARGVDALPVDGPPRGLVDAVLPDEFPLSMFYETLHKKLKDVISSTRGITADAPETRSRPSAA, encoded by the coding sequence ATGAAAAATCTCCCGAAGCTCGATGTTTCGACTCCGGTCAGCACCGCCACCGGGGCGCTCGACCATCCGGCGTGGAGCCGGCTGAAGACCGCCGTCGAGACGATCCGCCCCCTCCAGGCCCGGGACGGCTCGATCCCCGCCGAGGGCCCCGCCGAAGGCCGTGCCGAGGGCCGCGTCGAGAGCCCCGCCGAAGACCGAGTCGAAGATCGCGCCGAGACCGGCCCCGCCCAGGCCGGCCGCGCGGAGGTCGGCGCGCCGCACGCCGTGGCCCGCGCCGCGCTCGCCGAGGTGGTGGCCTCGGTCGGTGAGCTCGCCCCGCTCTTCCCGCACGACGCCGCCTACCTCGACGCCCTCGTCGCCGACCTGGAGCGGTGGGGCCGGGACGGCTTCGGCGTCCCCGACTTCCTCGACTCCCTGCTCGCCTTCCAGCCCTCGCGGGACCGCCGGGACGGCCGGGAACACCTCGTCGTCTTCCCCATGTACACGCAGAACGGCAATCCCAACCGCAACCTCGAAGCGCTGTTGGTGCGGGTGGTGTGGCCGGAGTGGCTGGCGAGGCTGGAGGCGGACCGGTACGACAACCCGATGTTCGTGCCGATCAGCTTCGTGGACTTCACCGCCGGCTACGACACCGACTCCGCCGTGCTCTTCCCGGAGACCGTCTCGGTCCGCGAGGTGCCCGGCCGCTACTCCTGGGGCGGCATCTTCTGCGACCGCGAGGCCGTGCGCTTCCGCCGGGTCTCCAGCGCCGCGGTCGACCTGCTCGGCCTCCACCCCATGCCCGAGGAGGCCCGCCGGCTGCTCACCGACCAGCGGCACGCCCTGGAGACCTTCGTGCTGTGGGACCTCGTGCACGACCGCACCCACAGCCACGGCGACCTGCCGTTCGACCCCTTCATGATCAAGCAGCGCAACCCGTTCTGGATGTACGCCCTGGAGGAACTGCGCTGCGACCTCACCGCCTTCCGGGAGGCCGTCCGGCTGGAGGCCGAGGGCGAGCCGCACGGCCGGTCCGTGCAGTACGCGGTCTTCTTCGACCGGCTCTTCCGCTTCCCGGTGACCGGCAGCCGGGTCCGCAACTACGACGGCCTCGGCGGGCAGCTGCTCTTCGCCCACCTGCACCGCTCCGACGTGCTGCGGTGGACCGACAACCGGCTGTGGGTGGACTGGGAGGCGCTGCCCGGCGCCGTCGTCGCCCTGCTGGAGCGCATCGAGACGCTCTACCGGGAGGGCATCGACCGGCCGAAGGTGGTGCACTGGATCGCCGCCCACCGCATGGTCTCCGAGTACCTCGCGCCGCACCCGGCCTCGCGCTGGGCCAGGGGCGTGGACGCCCTGCCGGTGGACGGCCCGCCGCGCGGCCTGGTCGACGCCGTGCTCCCGGACGAGTTCCCGCTGAGCATGTTCTACGAGACGCTGCACAAGAAGCTGAAGGACGTGATCTCCTCGACCCGGGGCATCACCGCCGACGCCCCGGAAACGCGGAGCCGGCCCTCCGCGGCCTGA
- a CDS encoding threonine aldolase family protein: MTGSAATPAATPTPSTDARRRHDPERRGFASDNYAGIHPEILAALAEANGGHQTSYGEDAYTEHLQEVFRAHFGPQATAYPVLNGTGANVVALQAMSERWGAVVVADSAHVHVDECGAPEKVAGLKLLPVPAEEGKLTRELIDREAWGFGDQHRAQPGVVSITQSTELGTCYTPEEIAALTEHAHQHGLKVHLDGARIANAAATLDLPLRAFTTDVGVDVLSFGGTKNGMMLGEAVVVLNPDAVRGLPYLRKAAMQLASKQRFLSVQFEALLAGDLWLRNARHANAMARRLEAAVREVPGVRVVRPVQANAVFALLPRDVTERLQKRFRFYTWDEATGEVRWMTSFDTTAEDVDAFAAALAEEMAHAGEAGR; encoded by the coding sequence ATGACCGGCTCCGCCGCCACCCCGGCCGCAACGCCCACGCCGAGCACCGACGCCCGTCGCCGCCACGACCCGGAGCGCCGCGGCTTCGCCAGCGACAACTACGCCGGCATCCATCCGGAGATCCTGGCCGCCCTCGCCGAGGCCAACGGCGGGCACCAGACCTCCTACGGCGAGGACGCCTACACCGAGCACCTCCAGGAGGTGTTCCGCGCCCACTTCGGCCCGCAGGCCACCGCGTACCCGGTGCTCAACGGCACCGGCGCCAACGTCGTGGCGCTCCAGGCGATGAGCGAGCGGTGGGGCGCGGTCGTCGTCGCCGACTCCGCGCACGTCCACGTGGACGAGTGCGGGGCGCCGGAGAAGGTGGCCGGGCTGAAGCTGCTGCCCGTGCCCGCCGAGGAGGGCAAGCTGACCCGTGAGCTGATCGACCGGGAGGCGTGGGGCTTCGGCGACCAGCACCGGGCCCAGCCGGGCGTCGTCTCGATCACCCAGTCCACCGAGCTCGGCACCTGCTACACCCCGGAGGAGATCGCCGCGCTGACCGAGCACGCCCACCAGCACGGCCTGAAGGTGCACCTGGACGGGGCCAGGATCGCCAACGCCGCCGCCACGCTGGACCTCCCGCTGCGCGCGTTCACCACGGACGTCGGGGTGGACGTGCTCTCCTTCGGCGGCACCAAGAACGGCATGATGCTCGGCGAGGCCGTCGTGGTGCTCAACCCGGACGCCGTGCGCGGGCTGCCCTACCTGCGCAAGGCGGCGATGCAGCTCGCCTCCAAGCAGCGGTTCCTCTCCGTGCAGTTCGAGGCGCTGCTCGCGGGCGACCTGTGGCTGCGCAACGCCCGGCACGCCAACGCGATGGCGCGGCGGCTGGAGGCGGCGGTGCGGGAGGTCCCCGGGGTACGGGTGGTGCGGCCGGTGCAGGCCAACGCCGTCTTCGCGCTGCTGCCCAGGGACGTCACCGAGCGGCTGCAGAAGCGGTTCCGCTTCTACACCTGGGACGAGGCGACCGGCGAGGTGCGCTGGATGACCTCCTTCGACACCACGGCGGAGGACGTGGACGCCTTCGCTGCGGCGCTGGCCGAGGAGATGGCGCACGCCGGCGAGGCCGGTCGCTGA
- a CDS encoding electron transfer flavoprotein subunit beta/FixA family protein, which yields MKYVPDASGERGFADDRTTDREEVDGLLSELDEYAVEQALRIAEAAGDSEVIALTMGPDDAEDAVRRALQMGADRGVHVSDDDLHGTDVMGTSKVLAKAIEHIGYDLVLCGMSSTDGGMGVLPALLAERLGVPQVTLLSEVAVADGVVTGRRDGDAATEELSASLPAVVSVTDQSGEARYPSFKSIMAAKKKPVEELDLDDLGLDGDEFGLDGAWTAVDDVTARPPRQAGKVVTDEGEGGVQLADFLASQKFV from the coding sequence GTGAAGTACGTCCCGGACGCCTCGGGCGAGCGCGGTTTCGCCGACGACCGCACCACCGACCGCGAGGAGGTCGACGGTCTGCTCTCCGAGCTGGACGAGTACGCGGTGGAGCAGGCGCTGCGCATCGCCGAGGCGGCCGGTGACAGCGAGGTCATCGCGCTGACCATGGGACCGGACGACGCCGAGGACGCCGTGCGGCGCGCCCTGCAGATGGGCGCCGACCGCGGCGTGCACGTGAGCGACGACGACCTGCACGGCACCGACGTCATGGGCACCTCCAAGGTGCTCGCCAAGGCCATCGAGCACATCGGCTACGACCTGGTGCTGTGCGGCATGTCCTCGACCGACGGTGGCATGGGCGTCCTGCCGGCGCTGCTCGCCGAGCGCCTCGGCGTCCCGCAGGTCACCCTGCTCTCCGAGGTCGCGGTGGCCGACGGCGTGGTCACCGGCCGGCGGGACGGCGACGCCGCCACGGAGGAGCTGTCGGCCTCCCTCCCGGCCGTCGTCTCGGTCACCGACCAGTCCGGCGAGGCCCGTTACCCCTCCTTCAAGAGCATCATGGCGGCGAAGAAGAAGCCGGTCGAGGAGCTCGACCTGGACGACCTGGGCCTGGACGGCGACGAGTTCGGCCTGGACGGCGCCTGGACCGCCGTGGACGACGTCACCGCCCGTCCGCCGCGCCAGGCGGGCAAGGTCGTCACCGACGAGGGCGAGGGCGGGGTGCAGCTCGCCGACTTCCTGGCGAGCCAGAAGTTCGTCTGA
- a CDS encoding electron transfer flavoprotein subunit alpha/FixB family protein encodes MGDVLVLVDHAEGSVRKPTLELLTLARRLGQPVAVHLGPGAEAAAAVLGEYGAATVHAVDAPEFEQYHVVPKVDALEQIARQVEPAAILVPSSAEGKEIAARLALRLEAGLITDAVDVRAGDEGPVTTQSVFAAEWTTTSRVTKGTPVITVKPNAVAPEPAPTTASVVPATVSFSAAATGTKVTSRTPRATTGRPELTEAAIVVSGGRGVGGAENFALIEALADSLGAAVGASRAAVDAGWYPNSQQVGQTGKSVAPQLYVAVGISGAIQHRAGMQTSKTIVAVNKDEEAPIFELADFGVVGDLFQVVPQLTEEIKRRKG; translated from the coding sequence ATGGGTGACGTCCTCGTCCTCGTCGACCACGCTGAGGGCAGCGTGCGCAAGCCCACCCTCGAACTGCTGACCCTGGCCCGCCGTCTCGGCCAGCCGGTCGCCGTCCACCTCGGGCCCGGTGCCGAGGCCGCCGCCGCGGTCCTCGGCGAGTACGGCGCCGCGACCGTGCACGCCGTGGACGCCCCGGAGTTCGAGCAGTACCACGTCGTGCCCAAGGTGGACGCCCTGGAGCAGATCGCCCGTCAGGTGGAGCCGGCGGCGATCCTGGTGCCGTCCTCCGCCGAGGGCAAGGAGATCGCGGCGCGGCTCGCCCTGCGCCTGGAGGCCGGCCTGATCACCGACGCCGTCGACGTGCGCGCCGGCGACGAGGGCCCGGTGACGACCCAGTCGGTGTTCGCCGCCGAGTGGACCACCACCTCCCGCGTCACCAAGGGCACCCCGGTGATCACCGTCAAGCCCAACGCCGTCGCCCCGGAGCCGGCGCCCACCACCGCCTCGGTGGTCCCGGCCACCGTGTCCTTCTCCGCGGCGGCCACCGGCACGAAGGTGACCTCCCGCACCCCGCGCGCCACCACCGGCCGCCCGGAGCTGACCGAGGCCGCCATCGTGGTCTCCGGCGGCCGCGGTGTCGGTGGCGCGGAGAACTTCGCGCTGATCGAGGCCCTCGCGGACTCCCTCGGTGCGGCCGTCGGCGCCTCCCGCGCCGCGGTGGACGCCGGCTGGTACCCCAACAGCCAGCAGGTCGGCCAGACCGGCAAGTCCGTCGCCCCGCAGCTCTACGTCGCGGTGGGCATCTCCGGCGCCATCCAGCACCGCGCCGGCATGCAGACCTCCAAGACCATCGTGGCGGTGAACAAGGACGAGGAGGCGCCGATCTTCGAGCTGGCCGACTTCGGTGTGGTCGGCGACCTCTTCCAGGTCGTCCCCCAGCTCACCGAGGAGATCAAGCGCCGCAAGGGCTGA
- a CDS encoding glycoside hydrolase: MRRRTLLTAAGATLVGGALATGTARADTVVGIDPGTEYGAWEGWGTSLAWWANVFGERDDFADLFFTTRPVSYGGRTLPGLGLNIARYNLGACSWNSVNGETMVASPNIPRFKQIEGYWQDWRSEDPASSAWNWNADRVQRAALLKAHQRGAMAELFSNSPMWWMCLNHNPSGAADGGNNLQPWNYRQFAAYLATTARHAHDSWGVRFVSVEPFNEPSSTWWVADGRQEGCHIDAAVQRTVLGHLRAELDRRGLAGTPIAASDETSYDLARTTWASFDAPTRALVARVNVHGYQGAGGRRDLLHQEVTGAGKGLWNSETGQDDATGLSMATNLCLDFRWLHPTAWCYWQVMDPSPGWSLIHYDPNTLQAGAVQTKYYVLAQFTRHIRPGMRILATLAGNSVAAYDPAARRLVIVAVNPGAAQTLTFDLSRFGQVTGDSQGRVRRWATLTSGGGDLYTGYTDTSVSGKTVSVRFAAGSVQTLEIDGVVE; encoded by the coding sequence GTGAGGCGCAGGACACTGCTCACGGCCGCCGGGGCGACACTGGTCGGCGGCGCGCTCGCGACCGGCACCGCGCGGGCGGACACCGTGGTCGGCATCGACCCGGGCACCGAGTACGGGGCGTGGGAGGGCTGGGGCACCTCACTCGCCTGGTGGGCGAACGTGTTCGGCGAACGCGACGACTTCGCCGACCTGTTCTTCACCACGCGGCCCGTCTCCTACGGCGGGCGCACCCTGCCGGGCCTCGGGCTGAACATCGCCCGCTACAACCTCGGGGCGTGCAGCTGGAACAGCGTGAACGGCGAGACCATGGTGGCCTCGCCCAACATCCCGCGGTTCAAGCAGATCGAGGGCTACTGGCAGGACTGGCGCAGCGAGGACCCCGCCTCCTCGGCGTGGAACTGGAACGCCGACCGGGTGCAGCGGGCGGCGCTGCTCAAGGCGCACCAGCGCGGCGCGATGGCCGAGCTGTTCTCCAACTCGCCGATGTGGTGGATGTGCCTGAACCACAACCCCTCGGGGGCGGCCGACGGCGGGAACAACCTCCAGCCGTGGAACTACCGCCAGTTCGCCGCCTACCTGGCCACCACTGCTCGTCATGCCCATGACAGCTGGGGGGTGCGGTTCGTCTCGGTCGAGCCGTTCAACGAGCCCTCCTCCACCTGGTGGGTCGCCGACGGCCGCCAGGAGGGCTGCCACATCGACGCCGCCGTCCAGCGCACCGTGCTCGGCCACCTGCGCGCCGAACTCGACCGGCGTGGACTGGCCGGCACCCCCATCGCCGCCTCGGACGAGACCAGCTACGACCTCGCCCGCACCACCTGGGCCTCCTTCGACGCGCCGACCCGCGCCCTGGTCGCCCGGGTCAACGTGCACGGCTACCAGGGGGCCGGCGGGCGCCGCGACCTGCTCCACCAGGAGGTCACCGGGGCCGGGAAGGGGCTGTGGAACTCCGAGACCGGCCAGGACGACGCCACCGGGCTGTCCATGGCCACCAACCTCTGCCTGGACTTCCGCTGGCTGCACCCGACCGCCTGGTGCTACTGGCAGGTGATGGACCCCAGCCCCGGCTGGTCGCTGATCCACTACGACCCGAACACCCTCCAGGCGGGCGCCGTGCAGACCAAGTACTACGTCCTCGCGCAGTTCACCCGGCACATCAGGCCCGGCATGCGGATCCTGGCCACCCTGGCGGGCAACTCGGTGGCCGCCTACGACCCGGCCGCCCGGCGGCTGGTGATCGTCGCCGTGAACCCCGGCGCGGCGCAGACGCTGACCTTCGACCTCAGCCGCTTCGGCCAGGTGACCGGCGACAGCCAGGGGCGGGTGCGGCGCTGGGCCACCCTCACCTCGGGCGGCGGCGACCTCTACACCGGCTACACCGACACCTCGGTGAGCGGCAAGACGGTCTCCGTGCGCTTCGCCGCCGGCTCGGTGCAGACGCTGGAGATCGACGGCGTGGTGGAGTGA
- a CDS encoding MmcQ/YjbR family DNA-binding protein: MDVRVDGRGGGGAEADASAEVILAGLRRICLALPETSERVSHGSPAFFVRGKRILAYFADDPSDLALWCPAPPGVQESMVGEEPDRFFVPPYVGQHGWLGVRLSDELDWDELAAIIEEAYRTMAPRRLVARLDAERGGA, from the coding sequence ATGGACGTGCGTGTGGACGGGCGTGGGGGCGGCGGGGCGGAGGCGGACGCCTCGGCCGAGGTGATCCTGGCCGGGCTCCGGCGGATCTGCCTGGCGCTGCCGGAGACCAGCGAGCGGGTCAGTCACGGGTCGCCGGCGTTCTTCGTCCGGGGCAAGCGGATCCTGGCCTACTTCGCCGACGACCCGTCCGACCTCGCCCTGTGGTGCCCGGCGCCGCCGGGCGTGCAGGAGAGCATGGTCGGGGAGGAGCCGGACCGCTTCTTCGTGCCGCCCTACGTCGGTCAGCACGGGTGGCTCGGGGTCCGGCTGAGCGACGAGCTGGACTGGGACGAACTGGCGGCGATCATCGAGGAGGCGTACCGGACGATGGCGCCGCGCCGGCTGGTGGCGCGGCTCGACGCGGAGCGCGGGGGCGCGTAG